One Streptococcus sp. DTU_2020_1001019_1_SI_AUS_MUR_006 DNA window includes the following coding sequences:
- the gatB gene encoding Asp-tRNA(Asn)/Glu-tRNA(Gln) amidotransferase subunit GatB — protein sequence MNFETVIGLEVHVELNTNSKIFSPTSAHFGNDQNANTNVIDWSFPGVLPVLNKGVVDAGIKAALALNMDIHKKMHFDRKNYFYPDNPKAYQISQFDEPIGYNGWIEVELEDGTTKKIGIERAHLEEDAGKNTHGTDGYSYVDLNRQGVPLIEIVSEADMRSPEEAYAYLTALKEVIQYAGISDVKMEEGSMRVDANISLRPYGQEKFGTKTELKNLNSFSNVRKGLEYEVQRQAEILRSGGQIRQETRRYDEANKATILMRVKEGAADYRYFPEPDLPLFEISDEWIEEMRTELPEFPKERRARYVSDLSLSDYDASQLTANKVTSDFFEKAVALGGDAKQVSNWLQGEVAQFLNAEGKTLEQIELTPENLVEMIAIIEDGTISSKIAKKVFVHLAKNGGGAREYVEKAGLVQISDPDVLIPIIHQVFADNEAAVADFKSGKRNADKAFTGFLMKATKGQANPQVALKLLAQELAKLKED from the coding sequence ATGAACTTTGAAACAGTCATTGGACTTGAAGTCCACGTAGAGCTCAACACCAATTCAAAAATCTTCTCACCTACTTCTGCCCACTTTGGAAATGACCAAAATGCCAACACTAACGTGATTGACTGGTCCTTCCCAGGAGTTCTGCCAGTTCTCAATAAGGGTGTTGTCGATGCTGGTATCAAGGCTGCACTCGCTCTTAACATGGACATCCATAAGAAGATGCACTTTGACCGCAAGAACTACTTCTACCCTGATAATCCTAAAGCCTACCAAATTTCTCAGTTTGATGAACCAATCGGTTACAACGGTTGGATTGAAGTGGAACTAGAAGATGGTACGACTAAGAAAATCGGTATTGAACGTGCTCACTTGGAAGAAGACGCTGGTAAAAACACCCATGGTACAGATGGTTACTCTTATGTTGACCTCAACCGCCAAGGGGTGCCTTTGATTGAAATCGTATCTGAAGCAGACATGCGTTCACCAGAGGAAGCCTATGCTTACCTAACTGCCCTCAAGGAAGTCATCCAGTACGCTGGTATTTCTGACGTCAAGATGGAAGAAGGTTCAATGCGTGTAGATGCTAACATCTCCCTTCGTCCTTATGGTCAAGAAAAATTCGGTACCAAGACTGAATTGAAGAACCTCAACTCCTTCTCAAATGTTCGCAAGGGTCTCGAATACGAAGTTCAACGTCAAGCTGAAATCCTTCGCTCTGGTGGTCAAATTCGCCAAGAAACACGCCGTTACGATGAAGCTAACAAGGCAACCATCCTCATGCGTGTCAAAGAAGGTGCTGCTGACTACCGTTACTTCCCAGAACCAGACCTACCTCTCTTTGAAATTTCTGACGAGTGGATTGAAGAAATGCGTACGGAGTTACCAGAGTTTCCAAAAGAACGCCGTGCGCGCTACGTCTCTGACCTCAGCTTGTCAGACTATGACGCTAGCCAGTTAACTGCAAATAAAGTCACTTCTGATTTCTTTGAAAAAGCTGTCGCCCTCGGTGGTGATGCCAAACAAGTTTCTAACTGGCTCCAAGGTGAAGTCGCTCAATTCTTGAACGCCGAAGGTAAGACACTGGAACAAATCGAATTGACACCTGAAAACTTGGTTGAAATGATTGCTATCATCGAAGATGGTACGATTTCATCTAAGATTGCCAAGAAAGTCTTTGTTCACCTAGCTAAAAATGGTGGTGGAGCGCGTGAATACGTGGAAAAAGCTGGTTTAGTTCAAATCTCAGATCCTGATGTTTTGATTCCAATTATTCATCAAGTCTTTGCGGATAACGAAGCCGCTGTTGCCGACTTCAAGTCAGGAAAACGTAACGCTGACAAGGCCTTCACAGGATTCCTCATGAAAGCGACCAAAGGCCAAGCCAACCCACAAGTCGCCCTCAAGCTACTTGCCCAAGAATTGGCTAAGTTAAAAGAAGATTAA
- a CDS encoding Asp23/Gls24 family envelope stress response protein — MGIEEQLGEIVIAPRVLEKIIAIATAKVEGVHSFSNKSVSDTLSKLSLGRGVYLKEANDELTADIYLYLEYGVKVPKVAMAIQKAVKDAVRNMADVEISAVNIHVSGIVPDKTPKPELKDLFDEDFLND, encoded by the coding sequence ATGGGAATTGAAGAACAACTTGGCGAAATCGTCATCGCCCCACGTGTACTAGAAAAAATCATTGCTATTGCAACTGCGAAAGTTGAAGGCGTACACTCTTTTTCAAACAAATCAGTATCTGACACCCTTTCAAAACTTTCTCTTGGTCGTGGCGTATATCTAAAAGAAGCAAACGATGAGCTCACAGCTGATATCTACCTCTACCTAGAGTACGGTGTCAAAGTTCCTAAGGTTGCTATGGCTATCCAGAAAGCTGTTAAGGATGCTGTCCGTAACATGGCTGATGTTGAAATCTCTGCTGTCAACATTCACGTTTCAGGTATCGTTCCAGATAAAACACCAAAACCAGAATTGAAAGACTTATTCGACGAGGACTTCCTCAATGACTAG
- the efp gene encoding elongation factor P: MIEASKLKAGMTFETAEGKLIRVLEASHHKPGKGNTIMRMKLRDVRTGSTFETSYRPEEKFEQAIIETVPAQYLYKMDDTAYFMNTETYDQYEIPVVNVENELLYILENSDVKIQFYGTEVIGVTVPTTVELTVAETQPSIKGATVTGSGKPATMETGLVVNVPDFIEAGQKLIINTAEGTYVSRA, translated from the coding sequence ATGATTGAAGCAAGTAAACTAAAGGCTGGTATGACTTTTGAAACAGCTGAAGGAAAATTGATCCGCGTTTTGGAAGCTAGTCACCACAAACCAGGTAAAGGAAACACTATCATGCGTATGAAATTGCGTGATGTCCGCACTGGTTCAACTTTTGAAACAAGCTACCGCCCAGAAGAAAAATTTGAGCAAGCAATCATCGAAACAGTTCCAGCTCAATACTTGTATAAAATGGACGACACAGCTTACTTCATGAACACAGAAACTTATGACCAATACGAAATTCCTGTTGTGAATGTTGAAAACGAATTGCTTTACATCCTTGAAAACTCAGATGTAAAAATCCAATTCTACGGAACTGAAGTAATCGGTGTAACTGTACCAACTACTGTTGAATTGACAGTTGCTGAAACACAACCATCTATCAAAGGTGCTACTGTTACAGGTTCTGGTAAACCAGCAACAATGGAAACTGGTCTTGTCGTGAACGTTCCAGATTTCATCGAAGCAGGTCAAAAATTGATTATCAACACTGCAGAAGGAACTTACGTTTCTCGCGCCTAA
- the nusB gene encoding transcription antitermination factor NusB: protein MTSPLLESRRELRKCAFQALMSLEYGSDLETACRFAYTHDREDTDVQLPNFLVELVSGVQAKKDDLDKQITQHLKTGWTIDRLTLVEKNLLRLGVFEITSFDTPQLVAVNEAIELAKSFSDQKSARFINGLLSQFVTEED from the coding sequence ATGACTAGTCCATTATTAGAATCTAGACGTGAACTACGTAAGTGTGCTTTCCAAGCCTTGATGAGTCTTGAATATGGTTCAGATCTAGAAACTGCTTGTCGCTTTGCCTACACACATGATCGCGAAGATACAGACGTACAACTTCCTAACTTCCTTGTAGAGCTCGTTTCTGGTGTCCAAGCTAAGAAGGATGATCTGGACAAACAAATCACTCAACATTTGAAAACTGGTTGGACCATCGATCGTCTGACTTTGGTAGAAAAGAATTTACTACGCCTAGGAGTTTTTGAAATCACTTCATTTGATACTCCTCAGCTCGTGGCTGTTAACGAAGCTATTGAACTTGCTAAGAGCTTTTCAGATCAAAAGTCAGCCCGTTTCATCAATGGACTCCTCAGTCAATTTGTGACAGAAGAAGATTAA